The following coding sequences lie in one Sphingomonas sp. M1-B02 genomic window:
- a CDS encoding crotonase/enoyl-CoA hydratase family protein produces the protein MSELVRIEQEGAIATVTLNQPEKRNPISGLDMIDALEAAMRTLDGDLGVRVVILTGAGSAFSTGGDLKAMIAPKSSLRDPLPAQTRRNYKVGIQRLPLLFESLEVPVIAAINGPAIGAGCDLACMCDVRIAGESAKFAESFVKLGIVPGDGGAWLLPRIIGFAKASELALTGDMLDAQQALACGLVSRVVPDDQLMDEARIVANKIAANPPHAVRMTKKLLREGYRATLANILELSAAMQALGHATADHDEAVSAFLEKRAPQFSGS, from the coding sequence ATGAGCGAGTTGGTCCGGATCGAGCAGGAAGGCGCGATCGCCACGGTTACGCTCAACCAGCCCGAGAAGCGCAATCCGATCTCCGGGCTCGACATGATCGACGCGCTGGAGGCGGCGATGCGCACGCTGGATGGCGATCTCGGCGTGCGCGTGGTGATCCTCACCGGCGCAGGCTCGGCCTTCTCGACGGGTGGCGACTTGAAGGCGATGATCGCACCCAAATCGAGCCTCCGCGATCCGCTCCCGGCGCAAACCCGGCGCAACTACAAGGTCGGCATTCAGCGCTTGCCCCTGTTGTTCGAATCCCTCGAAGTGCCGGTGATCGCCGCGATAAACGGCCCCGCGATCGGCGCCGGCTGCGACCTCGCTTGCATGTGCGACGTGCGGATCGCGGGCGAGAGCGCCAAGTTCGCCGAGAGCTTCGTCAAGCTCGGGATCGTCCCGGGTGACGGTGGCGCCTGGCTGCTGCCGCGGATCATCGGCTTCGCCAAGGCGAGCGAATTGGCGCTGACCGGCGACATGCTCGATGCCCAGCAAGCGCTGGCATGCGGGCTGGTCTCGCGCGTCGTGCCCGACGATCAATTGATGGACGAGGCCCGCATCGTCGCCAACAAAATCGCCGCCAATCCCCCGCACGCCGTGCGCATGACCAAGAAGCTGCTCCGCGAAGGCTATCGCGCCACACTCGCCAATATCCTGGAGCTTTCCGCGGCGATGCAGGCGCTCGGCCATGCCACCGCCGACCATGACGAAGCGGTGAGCGCGTTTCTCGAAAAACGGGCGCCGCAATTCTCGGGGAGCTGA
- a CDS encoding crotonase/enoyl-CoA hydratase family protein, with amino-acid sequence MYETLRYDVADRVAVITLDRPDKLNAYNTKMMGELVAAFDASDTDDDVGCVVLTGAGRAYCAGADISSGNAAFERLAEDPARAALRYGDLSRDGGGVAALRIFDSLKPVVAAINGPAVGIGATMLLPADLRLASTTAKFGFVFTRRGIVPEAASSWFLPRLVGISRALEWTLAGRMVSAEEAVEAGLVRSLHAPEDLLPAAMALAHELAHAGSPVAVSVTRQMMWRMLGASHPMEAHRVDSRAMRARGGAPDTREGVQAFLEKRNPNFAEKVSDGLPDIWPDPLNTRFY; translated from the coding sequence ATGTACGAGACATTGCGATACGATGTGGCGGATCGCGTGGCGGTGATCACGCTCGATCGGCCGGACAAGCTCAACGCGTACAACACCAAGATGATGGGCGAACTGGTGGCCGCATTCGATGCGAGCGACACCGACGATGATGTCGGCTGCGTCGTCCTGACCGGCGCCGGGCGGGCCTACTGCGCGGGAGCCGATATCTCGAGCGGCAATGCCGCGTTCGAGCGGCTGGCGGAGGATCCCGCGCGGGCGGCGCTGCGCTATGGCGATCTGAGCCGCGACGGCGGCGGCGTGGCGGCGCTGCGAATCTTCGACAGCCTCAAGCCGGTGGTCGCCGCGATCAACGGTCCGGCGGTCGGCATCGGCGCGACGATGCTGCTGCCGGCCGATCTCCGGCTGGCCAGCACCACTGCGAAGTTCGGCTTCGTCTTCACGCGGCGGGGGATCGTGCCCGAGGCGGCATCGTCCTGGTTCCTGCCGCGGCTGGTCGGCATCTCGCGTGCGCTCGAATGGACGCTGGCGGGGCGGATGGTGTCTGCGGAGGAAGCGGTGGAGGCAGGACTGGTCCGCTCGCTCCACGCGCCCGAGGATCTGCTGCCCGCCGCGATGGCGCTGGCGCACGAGCTGGCGCATGCCGGGTCCCCCGTCGCCGTTTCGGTCACGCGGCAGATGATGTGGCGGATGCTCGGCGCATCGCACCCGATGGAAGCCCACCGCGTCGACAGCCGCGCGATGCGTGCCCGCGGCGGCGCTCCCGACACGCGCGAGGGCGTCCAGGCGTTCCTCGAAAAACGAAATCCGAACTTCGCGGAGAAGGTGTCCGACGGCTTGCCCGACATCTGGCCCGACCCCCTCAACACGCGCTTCTATTAA
- a CDS encoding acyl-CoA dehydrogenase family protein, with amino-acid sequence MDFRYSDRQLHWIERVSAFMDEWVHPAIPLYHEQQGSTPETRWRQAPLIAELQARAKEAGLWNLFMPPAALAHAANGFAFETPGLSNLEYAPVAELMGRVEFASRVFNCSPPDTGNMELMLRYGSTEQQARWLTPLMEGRIRSAFLMTEPAVASSDATNIETSILRDGDHYVINGRKWWSSGVGDPACEMLIVMGKSDPEAAPHAQQSQVIVPRDTPGVTIGRMLTVFGYDDAPHGHGEVLLENVRVPAENLILGEGRGFEIAQGRLGPGRIHHCMRTIGAAEAALEAMCKRLKSRTAFGKRLDQQSIWEERIAWARTEIEMTRLLTLRCADLLDRHDAKDVRHDISMIKLAVPRAALEVIDDAIQAHGGAGVAADFGLAASYAKIRTMRLVDGPDEVHSRVVSRKELGRYPSA; translated from the coding sequence ATGGATTTCCGCTATTCCGATCGCCAGCTTCACTGGATCGAACGCGTCTCGGCGTTCATGGACGAATGGGTCCATCCCGCTATTCCACTCTATCACGAGCAACAGGGCAGCACGCCCGAGACCCGCTGGCGCCAGGCGCCGCTGATCGCCGAGCTTCAGGCGCGGGCGAAGGAGGCGGGGTTATGGAATTTGTTCATGCCCCCCGCCGCCTTGGCCCACGCGGCCAACGGCTTCGCCTTCGAGACGCCGGGCCTCAGCAATCTCGAATATGCGCCAGTCGCCGAGCTGATGGGCCGCGTCGAGTTTGCCTCGCGCGTGTTCAACTGCTCGCCGCCCGACACCGGCAATATGGAGCTGATGCTGCGCTATGGCTCGACCGAGCAGCAGGCGCGCTGGCTGACTCCGCTGATGGAGGGGCGGATCCGCTCCGCCTTTCTGATGACCGAGCCCGCGGTGGCGAGCTCCGATGCGACCAATATCGAGACGAGCATCCTGCGCGACGGCGATCATTATGTGATCAATGGGCGGAAATGGTGGTCGAGCGGTGTCGGCGATCCGGCGTGCGAAATGCTGATCGTGATGGGCAAGAGCGATCCCGAAGCGGCGCCGCACGCCCAGCAGAGCCAGGTCATCGTACCGCGCGATACGCCCGGCGTGACGATCGGGCGGATGCTTACGGTGTTCGGCTATGACGACGCGCCGCACGGGCATGGCGAGGTCCTGCTCGAAAATGTACGCGTGCCGGCGGAGAATCTGATCTTGGGTGAAGGCCGCGGGTTCGAGATCGCGCAGGGGCGCCTGGGCCCCGGCCGCATCCATCACTGCATGCGCACGATCGGTGCGGCTGAGGCGGCGCTGGAGGCGATGTGCAAGCGGCTCAAATCGCGCACAGCATTCGGCAAGCGGCTCGACCAGCAATCGATCTGGGAGGAGCGCATCGCCTGGGCCCGCACCGAGATAGAGATGACGCGGCTGCTCACGCTGCGCTGCGCGGACCTGCTCGACCGCCACGACGCTAAGGACGTGCGGCACGACATATCGATGATCAAGCTGGCCGTACCTCGCGCCGCGCTCGAAGTGATCGATGATGCGATCCAGGCGCATGGCGGCGCCGGCGTGGCCGCGGACTTCGGTCTCGCGGCCTCCTATGCCAAGATTCGTACAATGCGCTTGGTGGATGGACCGGACGAGGTACATTCGCGCGTCGTTTCGCGGAAGGAGCTCGGGCGATATCCGTCGGCCTAA
- a CDS encoding DUF3489 domain-containing protein translates to MPKLSDTHLILLSAAAARDSKSLFPLPATLLDAGPPASKAIDALIKRGLVEERATSDNQLVRRIDGDLCFGVFITAAGEKAIDDGVDKGEQAGALPSPASPTPERATKSASVIALLQRGDGATLAELIAATDWLPHTTRAALTGLRKKGHIIERSKRGDTTCYRITVA, encoded by the coding sequence ATGCCTAAGCTCAGCGACACCCATTTGATCCTGCTTTCCGCCGCCGCGGCGCGCGACAGCAAGAGCCTGTTCCCCCTGCCCGCGACCTTGCTCGATGCCGGCCCGCCAGCATCCAAGGCGATCGATGCACTGATCAAGCGGGGGTTGGTCGAGGAACGTGCGACCAGCGATAACCAACTTGTCCGCCGCATTGATGGCGACCTATGCTTCGGCGTGTTCATCACGGCGGCAGGCGAGAAGGCGATCGACGATGGCGTCGACAAAGGTGAGCAGGCTGGTGCTCTGCCCTCTCCAGCTTCCCCGACTCCGGAGCGCGCCACTAAATCAGCCAGCGTCATCGCTCTCCTCCAGCGAGGCGATGGCGCGACGCTTGCCGAGTTGATAGCGGCGACCGATTGGCTTCCGCACACCACGCGAGCGGCGCTCACCGGACTTCGCAAGAAGGGCCACATCATCGAGCGCTCCAAGCGCGGCGACACCACCTGCTACCGCATCACGGTCGCCTGA
- a CDS encoding DUF2924 domain-containing protein, producing MANVEHQLATLEAASPATLREQWTKLTGEQVPRISPALLRLALAYEIQARAYGGLSRATQQRLKQLAAAKTRTTPALPGTRLVREWNGTTHVVLIGEDNAIRWNEREWRSLSEVARAITGTRWSGPAFFGLKRRAAA from the coding sequence ATGGCGAATGTGGAGCACCAACTGGCGACGCTCGAAGCGGCGTCGCCAGCGACCCTGCGCGAGCAGTGGACTAAGCTCACCGGAGAGCAGGTGCCGCGGATTAGCCCTGCCCTGCTCCGCCTCGCGCTCGCCTACGAGATCCAGGCGCGGGCTTATGGCGGGCTCTCTCGCGCCACGCAGCAGCGGCTGAAGCAGCTGGCGGCGGCAAAGACGCGCACCACCCCTGCCCTGCCTGGGACGCGACTGGTGCGGGAATGGAACGGCACCACGCATGTGGTCCTTATCGGCGAGGATAATGCGATCCGCTGGAACGAGCGGGAGTGGCGTTCCTTGAGCGAGGTCGCGCGCGCGATCACCGGCACGCGCTGGTCGGGTCCCGCCTTCTTCGGCCTCAAGCGGAGGGCCGCGGCATGA
- a CDS encoding recombinase family protein produces the protein MKTVRCAIYTRKSSEEGLEQAFNSLDAQREACAAYILSQASEGWTALPEVYDDGGLSGGSLERPALQRLLLEVAAGRVDIIVVYKVDRLTRSLIDFSKLVEAFDKAGTSFVSVTQSFNTTTSMGRLTLNMLLSFAQFEREVTAERIRDKIAASKAKGMWMGGIPPLGYKANGRTLTIVDEHAAVVREIYARYLVLGNVRQLAEQLERDGVIAPERMTASGKAIGGHPFSRGQLYMLLKCRTYVGEIAHREHVFPGLHDGIIDREVWDKVQERLADNVQGARQGQRAENVSLFAGKISDADGERLIAVHASKGQTRYRYYVSRSLQRAEATYGLRIPATEIETAVAERLAQLFDDPLCLAAAASLAVHPSQLGGFYERSRQISPGLRSRSRKQVRDLVSHVRIYDRRIEIECDSAAVTAALNMPHEQHASPSFTITADVRLTRSGHVMRLIHNDGARVSKKPAASLIKPILQARRWWEELRTGGIDVTSLAKREGLCTSYISRVVRLAFLSPSIVDAILRGEQQASVDRRLLTSPNAIPAAWAKQAALVLSPSARDQ, from the coding sequence ATGAAGACGGTCCGCTGTGCGATCTATACTCGCAAATCCAGCGAGGAGGGCCTCGAGCAGGCGTTCAACTCGCTCGACGCGCAGCGCGAGGCCTGCGCTGCCTATATTCTCAGCCAGGCCAGCGAGGGCTGGACCGCCCTCCCCGAGGTCTATGATGACGGTGGTCTGTCGGGCGGGTCGCTTGAGCGCCCCGCCCTGCAGCGCCTGCTGCTCGAAGTAGCAGCTGGCCGAGTGGATATCATCGTCGTCTACAAGGTCGATCGCCTCACCCGCTCGCTGATCGACTTCTCCAAGCTGGTCGAGGCGTTTGACAAGGCAGGCACCTCGTTCGTGTCGGTTACGCAGTCGTTCAACACCACCACCAGCATGGGGCGTCTCACGCTCAACATGCTGCTCTCCTTCGCGCAGTTCGAGCGCGAGGTGACCGCCGAGCGGATCCGCGACAAGATCGCGGCGTCAAAGGCCAAGGGCATGTGGATGGGTGGCATCCCGCCGCTTGGCTACAAGGCCAATGGACGTACCCTGACCATCGTCGACGAACATGCCGCGGTCGTCCGGGAGATCTACGCGCGCTATCTGGTACTCGGCAACGTGCGGCAGCTCGCCGAGCAGCTGGAGCGAGATGGCGTCATTGCCCCTGAACGCATGACCGCATCGGGCAAAGCGATCGGCGGCCACCCCTTCTCCCGCGGTCAGCTCTATATGCTGCTCAAGTGCCGAACCTATGTGGGCGAAATAGCTCACCGCGAGCACGTCTTTCCGGGGCTTCACGACGGGATCATCGATCGCGAAGTCTGGGACAAGGTTCAGGAACGGCTCGCGGACAACGTCCAGGGCGCCCGTCAAGGCCAGCGGGCTGAGAATGTCAGCCTATTCGCAGGCAAGATCAGCGACGCCGATGGCGAGCGCCTGATTGCGGTGCACGCCTCCAAGGGGCAGACCCGCTACCGCTATTATGTCAGCCGCTCCCTCCAGCGGGCCGAGGCCACTTACGGACTGCGGATACCCGCAACGGAGATTGAGACGGCGGTGGCCGAACGGTTGGCACAGCTGTTCGATGACCCGCTCTGCCTCGCCGCAGCCGCTTCCCTCGCCGTTCACCCATCACAGCTTGGCGGATTCTACGAGCGAAGCCGGCAGATATCGCCTGGGTTGCGCTCCCGCAGCCGGAAGCAGGTTCGGGATCTCGTCAGCCATGTCCGCATCTACGATCGCCGTATCGAAATCGAATGCGACAGCGCGGCTGTGACCGCAGCGCTTAACATGCCGCACGAGCAGCACGCGTCCCCCAGCTTCACTATTACTGCCGATGTGCGCCTCACCCGGTCGGGGCACGTGATGCGGCTCATCCATAATGATGGGGCCAGGGTCTCCAAGAAGCCTGCCGCTTCGTTGATAAAGCCGATCCTTCAAGCACGTCGCTGGTGGGAGGAGCTGCGAACCGGGGGCATCGACGTCACCTCGTTGGCAAAGCGTGAGGGGCTTTGCACCTCCTACATCTCGCGGGTTGTGCGGCTGGCGTTTCTGTCTCCGTCGATCGTCGACGCGATCCTTCGCGGGGAGCAGCAAGCCAGCGTTGATCGCCGACTGCTTACGTCCCCGAACGCCATCCCGGCTGCATGGGCCAAGCAGGCGGCTCTTGTCCTATCGCCCAGCGCGCGTGATCAGTGA